The region AAACACATCACGACTCCTCGTTGGAATGGCGAATGGATGACGGGTGCCGAGTTTATCTCTCACCACGCCTTACCCAATCTTTATTTCCACGTAACGACGGCTTATTCAATTCTTCGCCATAATGGTGTTGAAGTCGGTAAGAAAGATTACTTGGGCGCGATGCCACTAAAAAAATAATTTCAATGCTAGAAACAAAAAACCCGGTTTCACCACCGGGTTTTTTTAGGACTGTCCATTTTTAAGGCTATTAGTGAGCTCCGCCATCGCCAACTGCTGCGAAAGCCTGTTTTGTTTTTTCACGGACTTCGTCGCGTTTTCTGAATCTGTCTGAAACAGAGTAAGCTGCTGGCACCACGAACAATGTCAGGACGGTAGAAACCAAGACCCCACCAATCAAACACAAAGCCATCGGTCTCATCGTTTCAGAACCCGCTCCTGTTGCCATCGCAGATGGGACTGCGGCGGCGATCGTTGCGATAGAGGTCATTAGGATCGGACGCAGACGAATCGGACACGCTTCAATCAATGCCGCGTCGGCAGTACCTGCACCTCGGTCGCGCACGGTATTGGTAAACTCAATGAGCAAGATCGAGTTCTTTTTCACGATCCCCATCAACAACAAGAACCCAATGGCCGAATACATGTTCAAGGATTGACCCGTGAACAACAAGGCAAAGAATGCCCCCGAGAAACTCAGTGGCAAGGCCAATAAGATCGTCGCAGGATCGATGAACGAGTTAAACTGGGAAGCCAAGATCATATAGGCAATCACGATACCCAAGATAAACGCCACAAAGAAGCTTTGGATGGATTCTTTAAACGTTTTCGAAGAACCCTGTTGCTCGATCATGTAACCCGGCTCTAAAACTTTTTTGCCGATTTTCAAAATCTCCTCCATAGCGGCTTGCTGAGAAGCTCCGGCTTTTAAATTGGCCGTGATCGTGATCGCGCGTTGACGATTCATACGCGAAATACTTTGTAATGCTTTCGTCGTTTCTTGTTTTGTCACGCGATCAATTGGAATCAAATTCGAGCGATTATTTCCGATCATCAACTTCTTGATCTCGACCATTGCATCTTCTTTATTGTCCAATTTCACTTTGATATCGTAACGGTGACCACCCTCGGGATACTCCCCGGCTTTCACACCACCAATCAATGCATTCACAGTCGTACCCACAGAGGCGATGCTAACACCGTGCTGGGCGGCAGCCACACGATCAGGTTTTACTTGGATTTCTGGCATACCAAGCAGGTAATTCGTATCGATATCGACCATCAAGCCCGTTTTTGCCATTTCGTCCATGATTGTTTGGGAGAAGCCTGCAAGTTTTTCCCAATCAGAGCCCATCACCGTAAATTCAATCGGATACCCACGACCGCTGGAAAAACCACGTTGTGACATATCCATCAACACCGGACGCACATCTTGGATCTTTGCAAACGCTTCACGAGTGATTTGCATAAAATCTGTTTGAGTCATGCGCTTACCAGTTTTGGGATCGACTGGACGCTCTTTAAATTCCTTCATCGTAATAAACATCATTGCCGTATTCGCGTCGGAGATACCACCGCCGAAACCACCGATACTTGCAAAGACTTGTTTCACTTCTGGGCGAGAGCGCAACCACTCCTCTGCTTGTTTCACTTGGCCATCCGTGTAAGCCAAAGAGCTTCCGACTGGTAAGATCAGGCGCGCTAGGAAAATACTTTGATCCTGCGCGGGAGACATTTCTTTCACCAAGAATTTTACGGAGATAAATGACAAAGCAACAAACGTCAAAGAACCCAAGATAACAGTCCAACGCCACTGCAGAGTTTTGCGCAACCAACG is a window of Bdellovibrio sp. SKB1291214 DNA encoding:
- a CDS encoding efflux RND transporter permease subunit; this translates as MRISDISIKNPVFAWMLMFGLMIFGLISFSRMGLSQLPDVDFPTVSVSVTLDRAAPEVMETQVVDVIESALMGVEGVQSITSSSKTGSATITVEFSLDRNIDLALQDVQAKVSGAQRLLPDNVDAPTISKTNPDDQPILWLALTYDKGDLEFLMKYARDYLKDRFTTVDGVGDIFLGGYTDPVLRVFVNTKKLPSYNISVNDVIDAIKSEHSEVPGGYIETKKSNFNVRTMGEAKTIEEFNNIVISRRAGSLTQDPTNMVKIGQVASVSMGLDNITRISRFNGEPALGLGIRKQRGTNAVAVAKAVKAKAEEIQSQLPEGMKVHVNFDSTQFIEKSVGELTHHLILAVVLTSLVCWAFLGSWSATFNVLLSIPTSLLGAFIGLYFLGYTLNTFTLLGLTLAIGIVVDDAIMVLENIFRYNEEGHGQIESAILGSREISFAAMAATAAVIAIFLPVAFMKGIIGKFLMQFGVTISIAVFLSLVESLTITPMRCAGFVHHGERTTKIGKAFEAFMESLKHGYERWLRKTLQWRWTVILGSLTFVALSFISVKFLVKEMSPAQDQSIFLARLILPVGSSLAYTDGQVKQAEEWLRSRPEVKQVFASIGGFGGGISDANTAMMFITMKEFKERPVDPKTGKRMTQTDFMQITREAFAKIQDVRPVLMDMSQRGFSSGRGYPIEFTVMGSDWEKLAGFSQTIMDEMAKTGLMVDIDTNYLLGMPEIQVKPDRVAAAQHGVSIASVGTTVNALIGGVKAGEYPEGGHRYDIKVKLDNKEDAMVEIKKLMIGNNRSNLIPIDRVTKQETTKALQSISRMNRQRAITITANLKAGASQQAAMEEILKIGKKVLEPGYMIEQQGSSKTFKESIQSFFVAFILGIVIAYMILASQFNSFIDPATILLALPLSFSGAFFALLFTGQSLNMYSAIGFLLLMGIVKKNSILLIEFTNTVRDRGAGTADAALIEACPIRLRPILMTSIATIAAAVPSAMATGAGSETMRPMALCLIGGVLVSTVLTLFVVPAAYSVSDRFRKRDEVREKTKQAFAAVGDGGAH